A single Vigna radiata var. radiata cultivar VC1973A chromosome 8, Vradiata_ver6, whole genome shotgun sequence DNA region contains:
- the LOC106771443 gene encoding mitochondrial inner membrane protease subunit 2 — MGSSSFLWNCTKKFVTAAVITVTVSDRFATVVPVRGGSMSPTLNPRTGSLKEDVFDDYVFVEKFCLLGYEFSNGDVVVFRSPTNHKETHIKRIAALPGEWYGTHHNNDVIRIPLGHCWVEGDNSASSIDSKSFGPIPLALIRGRVTHVVWPPQRIGAVKSTPPQRLSSVSE, encoded by the exons ATGGGGTCAAGCAGTTTTCTATGGAACTGTACTAAGAAATTTGTCACAGCTGCTGTCATCACTGTGACTGTGTCTGATCGTTTTGCGACAGTTGTTCCTGTTCGTGGTGGCTCTATGTCTCCCACATTAAATCCTAGAACTGGTTCTCTGAAGGAAGatgtttttg ATGACTATGTTTTTGTTGAGAAATTTTGCCTTTTGGGGTACGAATTTTCAAATGGCGATGTGGTGGTCTTCCG CTCCCCAACGAATCACAAGGAGACACACATAAAAAGAATAGCTGCATTACCTGGTGAATGGTATGGCACTCATCATAACAACGATGTGATTCGGATCCCATTGGGACATTGTTGGGTTGAGGGAGACAACTCAGCCTCTAGCATTGATTCAAAGTCATTTGGACCG ATTCCTTTGGCCCTAATTCGGGGAAGGGTTACCCATGTTGTGTGGCCTCCTCAAAGAATAGGAGCTGTCAAGAGTACTCCACCACAAAGATTATCTTCTGTATCGGAATAA